From a single Osmerus mordax isolate fOsmMor3 chromosome 6, fOsmMor3.pri, whole genome shotgun sequence genomic region:
- the LOC136943739 gene encoding annexin A2-like isoform X2, giving the protein MEALTKTLEVTLPQSSEMWWGTLGTVRPFPNFTAGKDARELHTALESKVADVNTLVRILTNRNNAQRQSIAYAYHKLTQKLVSSTSAPLQDLSLALKKALSGGLEDLMLGLMMTPAQFDAHRLRQTMEGLGTDEEGLLEVLCTKSPQQLRDITVAYKQEFDRYLENDLISETSKEFTKLVLAILKKEETNIKGFINYQLIDQDTKTLNAAISGKKTDPAPWIQVLTTRDSVHLNRVFSRLEDLRKERVEKMVQTHFSGDVKIGFRILVCCIQSIPAYLAQRLQSNIKKGRAMQWILISHSEDDLLCVRMEFRRLTNHSLYSTLQNTKENCSKLFWPCVDLKTFK; this is encoded by the exons ATGGAAGCCCTGACAAAGACATTGGAAGTCACGCTTCCCCAATCCAGC GAGATGTGGTGGGGAACACTGGGCACTGTCAGGCCGTTCCCCAACTTCACTGCTGGGAAAGATGCTAGAGAGCTTCATACTGCTCTGGAGAGCAAAG TCGCAGATGTGAACACACTGGTACGAATCCTGACTAATCGGAACAATGCCCAGAGACAGAGCATTGCATACGCCTACCACAAGCTCACACAGAAG CTGGTCTCCAGTACCTCTGCTCCCCTGCAGGATCTGTCCCTTGCCCTGAAGAAGGCCCtctctggggggctggaggacctCATGCTGGGCCTGATGATGACCCCGGCTCAGTTCGACGCCCACCGCCTCAGACAGACCATGGAG GGGCTGGGCACGGATGAGGAGGGCCTGCTGGAGGTGCTGTGCACCAAGTCTCCACAGCAGCTCAGGGACATCACCGTGGCCTACAagcagg AGTTCGACCGCTACTTGGAGAATGACCTCATCAGCGAGACGAGTAAGGAGTTCACCAAACTGGTGCTGGCCATACTCAAG AAGGAAGAGACTAACATAAAGGGCTTCATTAATTACCAACTCATTGATCAGGACACTAAG actctaAATGCAGCAATCAGTGGTAAAAAAACAGACCCAGCCCCTTGGATCCAGGTGTTAACCACCCGGGACTCAGTTCACCTCAACAGAG tgTTTTCCAGGTTGGAGGAtttgagaaaggagagagtggaAAAAATGGTTCAAACTCACTTCTCTGGGGATGTTAAAATTGGCTTTCGCATACTAG TTTGCTGCATCCAGAGTATTCCTGCATACCTGGCACAGAGGCTGCAGAGCAACATTAAG aaaggGCGTGCTATGCAGTGGATACTCATCAGCCACAGTGAAGATGATCTGCTTTGCGTCCGAATGGAGTTTCGCAGGCTGACCAACCATTCCCTATACTCTACACTACAG AATACAAAGGAGAACTGCAGCAAGCTCTTCTGGCCTTGTGTCGATCTGAAGACCTTTAAAtga
- the LOC136943739 gene encoding annexin A2-like isoform X3, whose translation MEALTKTLEVTLPQSSEMWWGTLGTVRPFPNFTAGKDARELHTALESKVADVNTLVRILTNRNNAQRQSIAYAYHKLTQKDLSLALKKALSGGLEDLMLGLMMTPAQFDAHRLRQTMEGLGTDEEGLLEVLCTKSPQQLRDITVAYKQEFDRYLENDLISETSKEFTKLVLAILKKEETNIKGFINYQLIDQDTKTLNAAISGKKTDPAPWIQVLTTRDSVHLNRVFSRLEDLRKERVEKMVQTHFSGDVKIGFRILVCCIQSIPAYLAQRLQSNIKKGRAMQWILISHSEDDLLCVRMEFRRLTNHSLYSTLQKEYKGELQQALLALCRSEDL comes from the exons ATGGAAGCCCTGACAAAGACATTGGAAGTCACGCTTCCCCAATCCAGC GAGATGTGGTGGGGAACACTGGGCACTGTCAGGCCGTTCCCCAACTTCACTGCTGGGAAAGATGCTAGAGAGCTTCATACTGCTCTGGAGAGCAAAG TCGCAGATGTGAACACACTGGTACGAATCCTGACTAATCGGAACAATGCCCAGAGACAGAGCATTGCATACGCCTACCACAAGCTCACACAGAAG GATCTGTCCCTTGCCCTGAAGAAGGCCCtctctggggggctggaggacctCATGCTGGGCCTGATGATGACCCCGGCTCAGTTCGACGCCCACCGCCTCAGACAGACCATGGAG GGGCTGGGCACGGATGAGGAGGGCCTGCTGGAGGTGCTGTGCACCAAGTCTCCACAGCAGCTCAGGGACATCACCGTGGCCTACAagcagg AGTTCGACCGCTACTTGGAGAATGACCTCATCAGCGAGACGAGTAAGGAGTTCACCAAACTGGTGCTGGCCATACTCAAG AAGGAAGAGACTAACATAAAGGGCTTCATTAATTACCAACTCATTGATCAGGACACTAAG actctaAATGCAGCAATCAGTGGTAAAAAAACAGACCCAGCCCCTTGGATCCAGGTGTTAACCACCCGGGACTCAGTTCACCTCAACAGAG tgTTTTCCAGGTTGGAGGAtttgagaaaggagagagtggaAAAAATGGTTCAAACTCACTTCTCTGGGGATGTTAAAATTGGCTTTCGCATACTAG TTTGCTGCATCCAGAGTATTCCTGCATACCTGGCACAGAGGCTGCAGAGCAACATTAAG aaaggGCGTGCTATGCAGTGGATACTCATCAGCCACAGTGAAGATGATCTGCTTTGCGTCCGAATGGAGTTTCGCAGGCTGACCAACCATTCCCTATACTCTACACTACAG AAAGAATACAAAGGAGAACTGCAGCAAGCTCTTCTGGCCTTGTGTCGATCTGAAGACCTTTAA
- the LOC136943739 gene encoding annexin A2-like isoform X1 gives MEALTKTLEVTLPQSSEMWWGTLGTVRPFPNFTAGKDARELHTALESKVADVNTLVRILTNRNNAQRQSIAYAYHKLTQKLVSSTSAPLQDLSLALKKALSGGLEDLMLGLMMTPAQFDAHRLRQTMEGLGTDEEGLLEVLCTKSPQQLRDITVAYKQEFDRYLENDLISETSKEFTKLVLAILKKEETNIKGFINYQLIDQDTKTLNAAISGKKTDPAPWIQVLTTRDSVHLNRVFSRLEDLRKERVEKMVQTHFSGDVKIGFRILVCCIQSIPAYLAQRLQSNIKKGRAMQWILISHSEDDLLCVRMEFRRLTNHSLYSTLQKEYKGELQQALLALCRSEDL, from the exons ATGGAAGCCCTGACAAAGACATTGGAAGTCACGCTTCCCCAATCCAGC GAGATGTGGTGGGGAACACTGGGCACTGTCAGGCCGTTCCCCAACTTCACTGCTGGGAAAGATGCTAGAGAGCTTCATACTGCTCTGGAGAGCAAAG TCGCAGATGTGAACACACTGGTACGAATCCTGACTAATCGGAACAATGCCCAGAGACAGAGCATTGCATACGCCTACCACAAGCTCACACAGAAG CTGGTCTCCAGTACCTCTGCTCCCCTGCAGGATCTGTCCCTTGCCCTGAAGAAGGCCCtctctggggggctggaggacctCATGCTGGGCCTGATGATGACCCCGGCTCAGTTCGACGCCCACCGCCTCAGACAGACCATGGAG GGGCTGGGCACGGATGAGGAGGGCCTGCTGGAGGTGCTGTGCACCAAGTCTCCACAGCAGCTCAGGGACATCACCGTGGCCTACAagcagg AGTTCGACCGCTACTTGGAGAATGACCTCATCAGCGAGACGAGTAAGGAGTTCACCAAACTGGTGCTGGCCATACTCAAG AAGGAAGAGACTAACATAAAGGGCTTCATTAATTACCAACTCATTGATCAGGACACTAAG actctaAATGCAGCAATCAGTGGTAAAAAAACAGACCCAGCCCCTTGGATCCAGGTGTTAACCACCCGGGACTCAGTTCACCTCAACAGAG tgTTTTCCAGGTTGGAGGAtttgagaaaggagagagtggaAAAAATGGTTCAAACTCACTTCTCTGGGGATGTTAAAATTGGCTTTCGCATACTAG TTTGCTGCATCCAGAGTATTCCTGCATACCTGGCACAGAGGCTGCAGAGCAACATTAAG aaaggGCGTGCTATGCAGTGGATACTCATCAGCCACAGTGAAGATGATCTGCTTTGCGTCCGAATGGAGTTTCGCAGGCTGACCAACCATTCCCTATACTCTACACTACAG AAAGAATACAAAGGAGAACTGCAGCAAGCTCTTCTGGCCTTGTGTCGATCTGAAGACCTTTAA
- the LOC136943739 gene encoding annexin A2-like isoform X4 — protein sequence MWWGTLGTVRPFPNFTAGKDARELHTALESKVADVNTLVRILTNRNNAQRQSIAYAYHKLTQKLVSSTSAPLQDLSLALKKALSGGLEDLMLGLMMTPAQFDAHRLRQTMEGLGTDEEGLLEVLCTKSPQQLRDITVAYKQEFDRYLENDLISETSKEFTKLVLAILKKEETNIKGFINYQLIDQDTKTLNAAISGKKTDPAPWIQVLTTRDSVHLNRVFSRLEDLRKERVEKMVQTHFSGDVKIGFRILVCCIQSIPAYLAQRLQSNIKKGRAMQWILISHSEDDLLCVRMEFRRLTNHSLYSTLQKEYKGELQQALLALCRSEDL from the exons ATGTGGTGGGGAACACTGGGCACTGTCAGGCCGTTCCCCAACTTCACTGCTGGGAAAGATGCTAGAGAGCTTCATACTGCTCTGGAGAGCAAAG TCGCAGATGTGAACACACTGGTACGAATCCTGACTAATCGGAACAATGCCCAGAGACAGAGCATTGCATACGCCTACCACAAGCTCACACAGAAG CTGGTCTCCAGTACCTCTGCTCCCCTGCAGGATCTGTCCCTTGCCCTGAAGAAGGCCCtctctggggggctggaggacctCATGCTGGGCCTGATGATGACCCCGGCTCAGTTCGACGCCCACCGCCTCAGACAGACCATGGAG GGGCTGGGCACGGATGAGGAGGGCCTGCTGGAGGTGCTGTGCACCAAGTCTCCACAGCAGCTCAGGGACATCACCGTGGCCTACAagcagg AGTTCGACCGCTACTTGGAGAATGACCTCATCAGCGAGACGAGTAAGGAGTTCACCAAACTGGTGCTGGCCATACTCAAG AAGGAAGAGACTAACATAAAGGGCTTCATTAATTACCAACTCATTGATCAGGACACTAAG actctaAATGCAGCAATCAGTGGTAAAAAAACAGACCCAGCCCCTTGGATCCAGGTGTTAACCACCCGGGACTCAGTTCACCTCAACAGAG tgTTTTCCAGGTTGGAGGAtttgagaaaggagagagtggaAAAAATGGTTCAAACTCACTTCTCTGGGGATGTTAAAATTGGCTTTCGCATACTAG TTTGCTGCATCCAGAGTATTCCTGCATACCTGGCACAGAGGCTGCAGAGCAACATTAAG aaaggGCGTGCTATGCAGTGGATACTCATCAGCCACAGTGAAGATGATCTGCTTTGCGTCCGAATGGAGTTTCGCAGGCTGACCAACCATTCCCTATACTCTACACTACAG AAAGAATACAAAGGAGAACTGCAGCAAGCTCTTCTGGCCTTGTGTCGATCTGAAGACCTTTAA